The Methanoplanus sp. FWC-SCC4 genome has a window encoding:
- a CDS encoding deoxyribodipyrimidine photo-lyase → MIYAGDEVEFENRITLLNDRTVKSGDYVLYWMNASVRSEYNHALEYSALTANKMNLPLVVYFGIYRNFPESNLRHFQFMLEGLKETAKELKNRGCFVYFSCESPPHGAIRLSKKAAVMIADYGYLSIHKEWYDETAKKSQCPVILAESNVVVPVSKASFKEEWSAATIRRKISPQISQYLLKPKKENPKRDNLKINIPKMYFDQIDIKEILNSQSPDGSVPPSPFFKGGYLEAKKHLDVFIKKKLAGYNDFRNNPEYDCLSNMSPYLHFGHISPVEIAIEVVNSGYLDYHDYLEQLIVRRELAVNFVSYNPDYNNFNCLPEWCKKTLLEHRFDIREYLYTPEDFERSKTHDKYWNASNDELKISGKMHGYMRMYWGKKILEWSKNPIEAFETALYLNNKYSLDGRDPNSYAGIAWCFGKHDRAWMERPVFGKIRYMNENGLKRKFNPDLYVEKVSGLSYGKNLS, encoded by the coding sequence ATGATTTATGCTGGGGATGAAGTGGAGTTTGAAAACAGGATAACTTTGTTGAATGACAGGACTGTTAAATCAGGTGATTATGTTCTTTACTGGATGAATGCTTCAGTCAGATCCGAATATAATCATGCACTTGAATATTCGGCACTTACAGCAAACAAAATGAATCTTCCTTTGGTTGTTTATTTTGGAATTTACAGGAATTTTCCTGAATCAAACCTCAGACATTTTCAGTTTATGCTGGAAGGACTAAAGGAAACAGCAAAAGAACTTAAAAATCGTGGCTGTTTTGTATATTTTAGTTGTGAATCCCCGCCTCATGGTGCGATCAGGCTGTCAAAAAAAGCGGCTGTAATGATAGCTGATTATGGTTACCTCAGTATTCATAAGGAATGGTATGATGAAACGGCAAAAAAATCACAATGCCCAGTAATTTTAGCAGAATCAAATGTTGTGGTTCCTGTGTCAAAAGCATCTTTTAAGGAAGAGTGGTCTGCCGCAACAATAAGACGTAAGATTTCACCTCAGATCTCCCAATATCTTCTAAAACCAAAAAAAGAAAATCCAAAAAGAGATAACCTGAAAATTAATATTCCAAAAATGTATTTTGATCAGATTGATATAAAAGAAATTTTAAATTCACAAAGCCCTGATGGTAGTGTCCCTCCCTCTCCCTTTTTTAAAGGAGGTTATTTGGAGGCTAAAAAGCACCTTGACGTGTTCATCAAAAAAAAGCTTGCAGGGTATAATGATTTTAGAAACAACCCTGAATATGACTGCTTGTCAAATATGAGTCCCTATCTTCACTTTGGCCATATATCTCCGGTTGAGATTGCAATTGAAGTGGTGAATTCCGGATATTTGGACTATCATGATTATCTTGAACAACTGATTGTAAGAAGAGAACTTGCAGTTAATTTTGTCAGTTACAATCCGGACTATAATAATTTTAACTGCCTTCCGGAATGGTGCAAAAAAACACTTCTGGAACACCGGTTTGACATAAGGGAGTATCTGTATACCCCGGAGGATTTCGAAAGATCCAAAACCCATGATAAATACTGGAATGCTTCCAACGATGAACTTAAGATATCAGGGAAAATGCATGGATATATGAGAATGTACTGGGGGAAAAAAATACTCGAATGGTCAAAAAATCCAATCGAAGCTTTTGAAACTGCACTTTATCTTAACAACAAATATTCTCTTGACGGTCGTGATCCAAATAGTTATGCGGGAATTGCATGGTGTTTTGGAAAGCATGACAGGGCCTGGATGGAAAGACCTGTTTTTGGAAAGATCAGATATATGAATGAAAATGGTCTTAAAAGGAAATTTAATCCTGATTTATATGTAGAAAAAGTTTCGGGATTATCATACGGGAAAAATTTATCATGA
- a CDS encoding DUF5611 family protein, translating to MKIFPKRINVKHVIIVSMQEYQIKRGFKTGLMQRMTDGLEKYFEEKPEEKNGHYIISFGSFKNLDASLNEKGNLLIIDTESDSEIYDKYPEDEADKIVMDTNSRYRKYLEYVTGYNTKERKKKAADKVKNNK from the coding sequence ATGAAAATTTTTCCAAAAAGGATTAATGTAAAACATGTTATAATAGTAAGCATGCAGGAATATCAAATCAAAAGAGGATTTAAAACAGGCTTAATGCAGAGAATGACAGACGGCCTTGAGAAATATTTTGAAGAAAAACCTGAAGAAAAAAATGGTCATTACATAATCAGTTTTGGTTCCTTTAAAAATCTTGATGCCTCACTTAACGAGAAAGGGAATCTCCTCATAATTGATACCGAATCAGACAGTGAAATTTATGATAAATACCCGGAAGATGAAGCAGACAAAATTGTAATGGACACAAATTCAAGATATAGAAAATACCTTGAATATGTTACCGGATATAATACAAAAGAGAGAAAAAAGAAGGCAGCAGACAAAGTAAAAAATAATAAATAA
- a CDS encoding DUF473 domain-containing protein, whose protein sequence is MKIAAITGISPNVLSELKKGKPRTIELQSAHNIITLTDVLPGDHIFMTEVDLDDLYPGDHGIIVDVMCITINMKRMVEYINPYYYEERERMSVRLKVKYVDKTIARNIDGKEWAKPTQVEIVKSSVFHAG, encoded by the coding sequence ATGAAAATCGCAGCTATTACAGGAATTTCTCCTAATGTTTTGTCTGAACTTAAAAAAGGGAAGCCGAGAACAATCGAGCTTCAGAGTGCCCATAACATAATTACTCTTACAGATGTGCTCCCCGGTGATCATATATTTATGACAGAAGTCGATCTTGATGATCTCTATCCGGGTGACCATGGAATAATTGTTGATGTTATGTGCATTACTATCAATATGAAGAGAATGGTTGAGTATATCAATCCATATTATTATGAAGAGCGTGAAAGGATGTCGGTTCGCCTTAAGGTTAAATATGTTGACAAAACAATTGCCAGAAATATTGATGGAAAAGAATGGGCAAAACCAACTCAGGTTGAGATAGTCAAGTCATCAGTGTTCCATGCAGGATAA
- the metG gene encoding methionine--tRNA ligase, whose amino-acid sequence MSDTPLLVTCGLPYTNGPCHIGHLRTYIPADFFVRYLRHCGEEVVFVCGSDNHGTPIVISAESEGITPREMSERYNDHFDNTFKRMEIEFDRFGMTDDPANHKRTKEIVQKLINNGYIYKKVISQSYCPACKMFLPDRYVEGICPHCGEKARGDECDQGCGKHLEPGEIKDPICKVCGGKAKLRDQEHYFFKLSEFSQFLEEFLPNLKGTSNARNYAAGWIKEGLHDWCITRTLDWGVKFPGNDDLVVYVWVDAPIGYMAFTEEWAEKTGGNWEQFWKGDSPIIHFIGQDIIYHHCVFWPAILKGSGYSTPKAVVASGMVKIDDKTFSKSRGYVVWTNEDYLDLGLPADYLRYYLLSYTSHTKELNFSWKEFQTRVNNELVDTVGNFFYRTLHFTSKKLGGIPELEAEPEIIAKIEKTIEEVETAVREYEFKSAVESVMALASYGNSYIQTNAPWKLIKEDENSAKQVLRNCVQLVKALTILLDPVIPEKAQESWELLGYTDSVKEHPIKDALEGFDFSELPKPKIMFEKIEDEKIEAYEITLNKRIEEAVKKEQKNKEEDNMITIDEFANVELKIAKVIEAEQIEGSKKLLKIQVDLGDEKRQIVSGIAQNYTPEELKDMSVVVVTNLKPAKLFGVESNGMILAAGEKAALLTTIKDVLPGTKVL is encoded by the coding sequence ATGAGTGATACGCCGCTACTAGTGACATGTGGACTACCGTACACAAACGGTCCATGTCACATAGGTCATTTACGCACTTACATACCAGCAGATTTCTTCGTCCGCTATTTAAGGCACTGCGGAGAAGAAGTTGTATTTGTCTGCGGTTCGGACAATCACGGGACACCAATTGTTATCAGCGCTGAATCAGAAGGCATTACACCCCGGGAAATGTCAGAGCGTTACAACGATCATTTCGACAATACCTTCAAAAGAATGGAAATTGAATTTGACCGCTTTGGAATGACTGATGATCCGGCCAACCACAAAAGAACAAAAGAAATTGTCCAGAAATTAATAAATAATGGATATATCTATAAAAAGGTCATCAGCCAGAGCTACTGCCCTGCCTGCAAAATGTTTCTGCCGGACAGATACGTAGAAGGTATATGCCCCCATTGTGGTGAAAAAGCAAGAGGAGACGAATGTGACCAGGGATGCGGAAAACACCTTGAACCCGGAGAAATAAAAGATCCAATATGCAAAGTATGCGGGGGCAAAGCAAAACTTCGGGATCAGGAGCATTATTTCTTCAAGCTAAGTGAATTCAGCCAGTTTCTCGAAGAGTTTCTTCCAAACCTGAAGGGAACATCAAACGCCAGAAACTATGCAGCAGGATGGATTAAAGAAGGTCTTCATGACTGGTGTATCACAAGAACACTCGACTGGGGAGTCAAATTTCCAGGAAATGATGACCTTGTTGTATATGTCTGGGTTGATGCACCAATCGGGTACATGGCATTCACTGAAGAATGGGCAGAGAAAACAGGAGGAAACTGGGAACAGTTCTGGAAAGGTGACTCTCCTATTATCCATTTCATCGGACAGGATATTATTTACCACCACTGTGTTTTCTGGCCTGCAATCCTAAAAGGCTCAGGCTATTCAACGCCAAAAGCAGTTGTTGCAAGCGGAATGGTCAAAATAGATGATAAGACCTTCTCTAAAAGCAGAGGATATGTTGTATGGACAAATGAAGATTATCTGGATCTCGGTCTCCCTGCAGATTATCTGCGCTACTATCTCCTCTCATACACAAGCCACACTAAAGAGCTTAATTTCTCGTGGAAAGAGTTTCAGACAAGGGTCAACAACGAACTCGTCGATACCGTCGGAAACTTCTTTTACAGAACGCTCCATTTCACATCAAAAAAGCTGGGAGGCATCCCGGAACTTGAAGCAGAGCCTGAAATTATTGCAAAGATTGAAAAGACAATAGAAGAGGTTGAAACAGCTGTTAGAGAATACGAATTTAAATCCGCTGTTGAATCGGTAATGGCACTTGCGTCATATGGTAATTCTTACATTCAGACAAATGCCCCGTGGAAACTGATAAAGGAAGATGAGAATTCTGCAAAGCAGGTACTAAGAAACTGTGTCCAGCTTGTAAAGGCACTAACAATTCTTCTGGATCCTGTTATACCCGAAAAAGCACAGGAATCATGGGAACTTCTGGGTTACACAGACAGTGTAAAAGAACATCCCATAAAAGATGCTTTAGAGGGATTTGATTTCTCAGAACTTCCAAAACCAAAGATCATGTTCGAAAAAATTGAAGATGAAAAGATTGAAGCATACGAAATAACACTCAATAAAAGAATAGAAGAAGCAGTTAAAAAGGAACAGAAAAACAAAGAGGAAGATAACATGATAACTATTGACGAATTTGCAAACGTAGAGCTTAAAATAGCAAAAGTGATTGAAGCTGAACAAATTGAAGGATCAAAAAAACTCCTTAAAATTCAGGTTGATCTTGGTGATGAAAAAAGACAGATTGTATCAGGAATCGCGCAAAACTACACTCCTGAAGAATTAAAAGACATGAGTGTTGTTGTTGTGACAAACTTAAAACCTGCAAAACTCTTTGGTGTCGAATCAAATGGAATGATACTTGCAGCCGGAGAAAAGGCCGCGCTTCTAACAACAATAAAGGATGTATTGCCGGGAACAAAAGTTCTCTAA
- a CDS encoding NADH-quinone oxidoreductase subunit C, which yields MTIEDQKITEIKPEDLISNVRDMHGNGFRLVQIGCGKYDETFEINYSFEKDYKFENLRISITEGIEIPSVSDIYWGAFIYENEMHDLYGVNVKGINLDFKGNLIKTSIKNPFNVKVTKTDKKNNAESKKEEN from the coding sequence ATGACTATTGAAGATCAAAAGATAACCGAAATCAAACCGGAAGATCTCATTTCCAATGTCAGGGATATGCATGGAAATGGTTTTCGTCTTGTTCAAATCGGATGCGGGAAGTATGATGAAACATTTGAGATTAACTACTCCTTCGAAAAAGATTACAAATTTGAAAACCTGAGAATCTCAATCACCGAAGGCATTGAAATCCCAAGCGTATCAGATATTTACTGGGGAGCATTCATTTATGAAAACGAGATGCACGATCTCTACGGAGTAAATGTTAAAGGGATTAATCTCGATTTCAAAGGAAATCTCATTAAAACAAGCATTAAAAATCCGTTTAATGTCAAAGTAACAAAGACAGATAAAAAAAATAATGCTGAAAGCAAAAAGGAGGAGAACTGA
- a CDS encoding proteasome assembly chaperone family protein gives MDDIKIVSEMAGADEVIALVGFPGSGLVGSISIQYLVDNADFEFVGSITSKYFPPIAMMVDGVINAPIRIYRKDSFVAFVSDIPIHPTICYEVTNGIISWLKGFNLKEIVVVAGIVTNTPEKRVFGVASEQVHLEKIKDTEILPMGSISGMPGSILTECKASGIPAIGLLGETVNTPDPRSAVSILEVLNSLYKFGVEVEALSEQAEEIESSMQKMVEQVRETEKEQQHPKKEHLPMYG, from the coding sequence GTGGATGATATAAAAATTGTTTCCGAAATGGCCGGAGCTGATGAAGTCATAGCTTTGGTGGGTTTTCCGGGAAGTGGTCTTGTAGGTAGTATTTCAATACAATATCTTGTTGACAATGCTGATTTTGAATTTGTCGGCAGCATTACCAGTAAGTATTTCCCTCCGATTGCAATGATGGTTGACGGAGTCATTAATGCACCAATTCGAATTTACAGGAAAGATTCATTTGTTGCTTTTGTATCTGACATACCTATACATCCTACAATATGTTATGAAGTTACAAACGGAATAATTTCCTGGCTTAAAGGATTTAATCTAAAAGAGATTGTCGTTGTTGCAGGTATTGTAACCAATACTCCTGAAAAGCGTGTTTTTGGTGTCGCCTCCGAGCAGGTTCATCTGGAAAAAATAAAAGATACTGAGATTTTGCCTATGGGCAGTATATCTGGTATGCCCGGCAGCATTCTGACTGAGTGTAAGGCTTCAGGTATACCTGCAATCGGACTTCTGGGCGAAACAGTAAATACACCTGATCCCCGTTCTGCAGTATCTATACTGGAAGTATTGAATTCTCTTTACAAATTTGGTGTTGAAGTGGAAGCACTTAGTGAGCAGGCAGAGGAGATTGAATCTTCTATGCAGAAGATGGTAGAACAGGTGAGGGAAACAGAGAAAGAGCAGCAGCATCCGAAGAAAGAGCATCTGCCAATGTATGGGTGA
- a CDS encoding phosphoesterase produces MGKNNHKKNNDNSGFIKALNERSTNIVHLTHNDLDAVGSDAIHRLKHDKIFTVWASVGRFISIFKTIAECPGNGNMLSISDLGYQDGAIEAVKIAKENGWKIEWRDHHRWTDEEKKSIEENIEYLNINTEVCATGIVFRDLMPDDEWSKEIARVVCDYDLWHHKEPLSKVLGEVCTKRRNLDIVRDCLLSGSFTNREIDQIYKKIYEEKNTAIKKSLSHTKILEGKYKVAFAPLYGYPSETAHAIRDEMKTDIEVIVSDNGKFSIRSVPPISHLIAKKFGGGGHPPAAGGSFKFSFTDKMAFLILKKNRHYKKLFDVSEKIKAE; encoded by the coding sequence ATGGGTAAAAATAATCATAAAAAAAACAATGACAACTCAGGCTTCATCAAAGCATTGAACGAAAGAAGCACAAATATTGTTCATTTAACCCATAACGATCTGGACGCAGTCGGTAGTGATGCAATTCACAGATTAAAACATGATAAAATATTCACAGTATGGGCATCAGTGGGACGGTTTATATCTATTTTTAAGACAATAGCGGAATGCCCAGGAAACGGGAATATGTTAAGTATCTCTGATCTTGGCTATCAGGACGGGGCAATTGAAGCAGTAAAAATTGCAAAAGAAAACGGCTGGAAGATAGAATGGCGTGATCACCACAGATGGACGGATGAAGAAAAAAAATCTATTGAAGAAAACATTGAATACCTCAATATAAATACTGAAGTGTGCGCAACAGGAATTGTATTCCGTGACCTTATGCCCGATGACGAGTGGTCAAAGGAGATCGCAAGAGTCGTCTGCGATTATGATCTCTGGCACCATAAAGAACCCCTCTCAAAAGTCCTTGGCGAGGTCTGCACAAAAAGGAGAAATCTTGACATTGTCAGGGACTGTCTTTTAAGTGGCAGTTTTACAAACCGGGAAATTGATCAGATATACAAAAAGATATACGAAGAAAAGAACACCGCCATAAAAAAGAGTCTGAGCCATACAAAAATCCTTGAAGGGAAATACAAAGTTGCATTTGCTCCGCTTTACGGTTACCCGAGTGAAACCGCACATGCAATAAGAGATGAGATGAAAACTGACATTGAAGTAATAGTCTCTGACAATGGAAAGTTTTCAATACGCTCTGTCCCGCCGATAAGCCATCTTATCGCAAAAAAGTTCGGCGGAGGAGGGCACCCGCCCGCTGCCGGAGGTTCTTTTAAGTTCTCATTTACAGACAAAATGGCATTTTTGATCTTAAAGAAAAACAGGCATTATAAGAAATTATTTGACGTTTCTGAAAAAATAAAGGCTGAATAA
- the leuS gene encoding leucine--tRNA ligase has protein sequence MKEYETEYREAWTHSFEADPGEAEKFYLNVAYPYPSGAMHVGHGRTYIVPDVIARYWRMRGKHVLFPMAFHVTGSPVIGISKRIANGDEKTIKLYRDLYRVPQDVLDTFIEPDQIVRYFSGEYERIMRSCGLSIDWRRRFTTVYPQYSKFIEWQYLHLMEQNHVIRGAHPVKYCPQCDNPVGDHDLLEGEKAEIVKYVLVMFNWNEYKVPCATLRPETTYGVTNLWVNPDVTYKKVRVDGQKWILSPEAAAKISLQDHEVVYDGELPGTELIDQTVSHPFCGEVPILPATFVDPDMATGIVMSVPAHAPFDYIALRDLQETGKYTEIKLVSLINVSGYGQFPAQDAVEKSGIKDQNDPGMETLTQEIYSAEFSSGRMLPQYGGKPVKIAREEFSAIMLEQHGSLVMYDFDTRDIVCRCGSRVFVRILKDQWFLQYSDPEWKQQVHDQIDKLNLVPPEVRAEFDRTVDWLKDWACTRRIGLGTHLPWDKNWLVEPLSDSTIYMSFYTIAHKLVKIDAEKLTPEVFDYIFLGKGSPEELPLSKEEVEDLRSEFLYWYPYDFRFSAKDLISNHLTFQLFHHKALFPEELQPKGMVVFGMGLLEGAKMSSSKGNVILLEDAINDVGADTVRMFLVGSAEPWQDFDWRRELVSSTKKQIERFWNTIHEGIDAKGSYPIDTWLLSRMQERIANATGAMNSFQTRQALQEAYFGIESDLKWYRRRLPENVRVSSALNEISGAWIRLLAPFIPFTSQKLWEETGEIGDVAFSEWPVPDEKKINIPVELAEELLTRTVEDVESILKLIQIEPSGITLFVSPAWKYNVFNTIATAQDKKKVMSVIMKDEEMKKRGKEATDAAKQITNLIHRLPPELVSRISGLGIDETSVFESAKDFIERELGLPVTIVSAEGNAHPKAKMALPFKPAIVIE, from the coding sequence ATGAAAGAATACGAAACCGAATACCGTGAAGCATGGACACATAGTTTTGAAGCAGATCCCGGTGAAGCTGAAAAATTTTATCTGAATGTTGCTTATCCGTATCCAAGCGGGGCAATGCATGTGGGACATGGAAGAACCTATATTGTTCCTGATGTTATTGCACGCTACTGGAGGATGAGGGGAAAACATGTTCTCTTCCCTATGGCTTTTCATGTTACAGGTTCTCCGGTAATTGGCATTTCAAAGAGAATTGCAAACGGCGATGAGAAGACAATAAAACTTTATCGTGATCTATACCGTGTACCTCAGGATGTCCTTGATACCTTTATTGAACCTGACCAGATTGTAAGGTATTTCAGCGGTGAATATGAACGTATTATGCGCTCATGTGGTCTCTCAATTGACTGGAGACGCAGATTTACAACAGTCTATCCTCAGTACAGCAAATTCATTGAGTGGCAGTATCTTCACCTGATGGAGCAGAATCATGTCATACGCGGGGCACATCCTGTAAAATACTGCCCGCAGTGTGACAATCCTGTTGGTGACCATGATCTTCTGGAAGGGGAGAAAGCAGAGATTGTAAAGTATGTTCTTGTAATGTTTAACTGGAACGAATACAAAGTGCCCTGTGCTACACTCCGTCCTGAAACAACATATGGTGTTACAAATCTGTGGGTAAACCCTGATGTGACATACAAAAAGGTACGTGTTGATGGCCAGAAATGGATTCTCTCTCCGGAAGCTGCAGCTAAAATATCACTTCAGGATCATGAAGTTGTTTATGACGGAGAATTACCGGGAACTGAGTTAATTGATCAGACAGTTTCGCATCCTTTCTGTGGAGAAGTTCCAATATTACCCGCAACATTTGTTGATCCTGATATGGCAACAGGAATTGTTATGAGTGTTCCTGCTCATGCGCCATTTGATTATATTGCACTTCGTGATCTTCAGGAAACCGGCAAATACACAGAAATAAAGCTTGTATCTTTGATTAATGTTTCAGGTTACGGGCAGTTCCCTGCACAGGATGCTGTTGAAAAGTCCGGAATTAAAGATCAGAATGATCCCGGGATGGAAACACTCACGCAGGAGATATACAGTGCTGAATTTTCAAGCGGACGTATGCTTCCACAATACGGCGGTAAGCCTGTAAAGATTGCACGTGAGGAGTTCTCTGCAATTATGCTTGAACAGCACGGCTCCCTTGTCATGTATGACTTTGATACAAGGGATATTGTCTGCCGCTGTGGCAGCCGTGTCTTTGTAAGAATTTTAAAAGACCAGTGGTTCCTTCAATATAGTGATCCTGAGTGGAAACAGCAGGTTCATGATCAGATCGATAAGCTCAACCTCGTTCCTCCTGAAGTCCGTGCCGAATTTGACAGAACAGTTGACTGGCTAAAGGACTGGGCATGCACAAGAAGAATTGGTCTTGGTACTCATCTTCCCTGGGATAAAAACTGGCTTGTGGAACCACTTTCGGATTCAACAATTTATATGTCTTTTTACACAATTGCACACAAGCTTGTGAAAATAGACGCAGAGAAACTGACTCCGGAGGTTTTTGATTATATATTCCTTGGTAAGGGCTCGCCTGAAGAACTGCCGCTTTCTAAAGAGGAAGTTGAAGATTTAAGATCAGAATTCCTTTACTGGTATCCGTACGATTTCAGGTTCTCGGCAAAAGATCTCATATCAAATCACCTGACATTCCAGTTGTTCCATCACAAGGCTCTATTCCCTGAAGAACTTCAGCCAAAGGGGATGGTTGTCTTTGGAATGGGTCTTTTGGAAGGCGCAAAGATGTCATCATCAAAAGGTAATGTAATTCTTTTGGAAGATGCGATCAATGATGTAGGGGCTGACACAGTACGTATGTTCCTCGTTGGAAGTGCTGAGCCATGGCAGGACTTTGACTGGAGACGTGAACTTGTCTCATCAACAAAGAAGCAGATAGAACGTTTCTGGAATACTATCCATGAAGGAATTGATGCAAAAGGCAGCTATCCTATTGATACCTGGCTATTGTCACGTATGCAGGAAAGAATAGCAAATGCCACAGGTGCAATGAACTCTTTCCAGACAAGGCAGGCTCTTCAGGAGGCTTACTTTGGAATTGAATCTGACCTGAAATGGTACCGCCGTCGTCTTCCGGAAAATGTCCGTGTTTCTTCAGCATTAAATGAGATAAGCGGGGCATGGATTCGTCTGCTGGCTCCCTTTATTCCATTTACATCTCAGAAACTATGGGAGGAGACAGGGGAGATTGGAGATGTTGCCTTTTCAGAGTGGCCTGTGCCGGATGAGAAGAAGATCAACATTCCTGTTGAACTTGCGGAGGAGCTTTTAACAAGGACAGTCGAAGATGTGGAATCAATTTTAAAACTGATTCAGATTGAGCCTTCCGGAATAACTCTGTTTGTATCTCCTGCATGGAAGTACAATGTGTTTAACACAATTGCTACTGCGCAAGACAAGAAGAAGGTTATGTCAGTCATTATGAAGGATGAAGAGATGAAAAAACGTGGTAAGGAAGCCACTGATGCTGCAAAGCAGATTACAAATCTCATCCACCGTCTCCCGCCGGAACTTGTCAGCAGGATATCCGGATTGGGTATTGATGAAACCTCTGTATTTGAGTCCGCAAAAGATTTCATTGAGCGTGAATTAGGACTTCCTGTAACAATTGTTTCTGCAGAGGGCAATGCTCATCCAAAAGCAAAGATGGCCTTACCTTTCAAGCCGGCAATTGTAATAGAATAA
- a CDS encoding 4Fe-4S dicluster domain-containing protein, giving the protein MGLFSITKTIFKTLARGPSTIRYPFEPAKKFEATRGQIEIRMEDCIFCGLCSRHCPSDCIEFSKNDRTWQINRFRCISCNSCVEACPKNCLSMTNQYHAPVTEGPAIDRFTAPPVAEEKFTE; this is encoded by the coding sequence ATGGGATTATTTTCTATTACAAAAACAATCTTCAAAACCCTTGCAAGGGGACCCTCAACAATCCGTTACCCGTTTGAACCAGCAAAAAAATTTGAGGCTACAAGAGGTCAGATTGAAATTAGAATGGAAGACTGTATATTTTGTGGTCTTTGCAGCAGACATTGTCCGTCAGATTGTATTGAATTTTCTAAAAACGACAGAACCTGGCAGATTAACAGGTTCAGATGCATATCATGTAATTCCTGCGTGGAAGCATGCCCGAAAAACTGTCTTTCAATGACAAACCAGTACCATGCTCCGGTCACTGAAGGCCCGGCAATTGACCGTTTTACTGCACCACCGGTAGCAGAAGAGAAATTTACAGAATAA
- a CDS encoding hydrogenase large subunit, giving the protein MSRRVVVPFGPQHPVLPEPIHLDLVLEDEHVVEAIPSIGYVHRGLEKLVEIREYKDYVFIAERICGICSFIHSLAYCQGIENIMDVDVPPRAHYLRTIWSEYSRMHSHLLWMGLFADSMGFENLFMNSWRLREKVLDAMEETTGGRVIQSSCKVGGVRKDISDSKLKEMILDLEKMAPEIEELNNVFFDESTVKHRTKGIGMLSKEEAYDLGAVGPTARGSGIAIDIRDTGYAAYGDLDFKPVTENGCDCYSRCMVRAKEVLQSIDLIKQAAENIPSGDIEIKVKGNPDGEYFSRVEQPRGECVHYIKGNGKKFIQRERVRTPTLTNIPPLVKMLAGCEMADVPVIVLSIDPCIGCAER; this is encoded by the coding sequence ATGTCCAGAAGAGTAGTGGTTCCTTTCGGGCCCCAGCACCCTGTCCTCCCTGAGCCAATACACCTCGATCTTGTCCTGGAAGATGAACATGTCGTTGAGGCAATACCATCAATAGGATACGTTCACAGGGGCCTTGAAAAACTCGTTGAAATCCGCGAATATAAGGATTATGTCTTTATTGCAGAACGCATCTGTGGAATTTGTAGCTTCATACACAGTCTTGCGTATTGTCAGGGTATTGAAAATATAATGGATGTTGATGTTCCGCCAAGAGCACATTATCTTAGAACCATCTGGTCCGAGTATTCAAGAATGCACAGCCATCTTCTCTGGATGGGGCTCTTTGCAGATTCAATGGGATTCGAAAATCTCTTTATGAACTCGTGGAGACTCCGTGAAAAGGTTCTGGATGCAATGGAAGAGACCACAGGCGGACGCGTTATTCAGAGTTCATGCAAGGTCGGCGGTGTCAGAAAGGATATTTCAGATTCCAAATTAAAAGAGATGATTTTAGACCTTGAAAAAATGGCACCTGAAATTGAGGAACTCAATAATGTCTTCTTTGATGAAAGTACTGTAAAACACAGAACCAAAGGTATAGGTATGCTTTCAAAAGAAGAAGCATACGATCTGGGTGCAGTCGGTCCTACCGCAAGGGGCAGTGGCATTGCAATCGATATAAGAGATACAGGATATGCGGCATACGGTGATCTTGACTTTAAGCCGGTAACTGAAAATGGCTGTGACTGTTACTCAAGATGTATGGTTCGTGCAAAAGAAGTTCTTCAGTCTATAGATCTAATTAAGCAGGCAGCAGAAAACATACCGTCAGGAGACATTGAAATAAAGGTTAAGGGAAATCCGGATGGTGAATACTTCTCACGCGTTGAACAGCCACGTGGAGAGTGTGTCCATTACATTAAAGGCAACGGGAAAAAGTTTATCCAGAGAGAAAGGGTCAGAACACCGACGCTTACAAACATACCTCCTCTTGTAAAGATGCTTGCAGGCTGCGAAATGGCAGATGTACCTGTCATTGTTCTTTCAATAGATCCTTGTATCGGGTGTGCGGAGAGGTGA